The Fervidobacterium sp. sequence TTTTCTGAGAAGAGCTGATGATGCACTCTATATTTCAAAATCTAATGGCAAAAACCGAACAAGCATGTTATGAAATTAACATTATAAAGTGCTGAGAAAGATTAACCTACAAGAAATTTTGAAGTTACTTGAAATAACAACCGTATGTAGTATAATAATTAAATAGAAAGATAAATCTAAACACTCTTTGGGAGGTGAAAAACATGCCAATGTACAGATACACTTGCTCAAAGTGTGGAAACGAAGAAGTTCACCTTCACAACCTAAACGATAACCCATCGATAAGTTGTAGCAAGTGTGGAAATTTGATGAATCGCTCAATTGGCAGAGTTGGCATAGTCTTCAAGGGCAGTGGATTTTACGTAACTGACAATAAGAGTTCTGCAAAGTCAGACTCTAGCGAGTAAAAAATGAAGCCCCCTTTATAAGGGGGCTTATTCTCATCCTGAAAGTTTACTTTATAACCTTGACATTAGCTGCTTGAGGACCCTTCTGACCGTTTTGAACATCAAACTCTACTTTGTCGCCTTCCTTCAATGTCTTGTAACCCTCAGCTTGAATAGCACTATAATGAACGAAGATGTCTTCTCCATCTTCTTTCGTAATAAAGCCATAGCCTTTCTTTGCATCAAACCACTTAACTGTACCTTTCATGTAACAACGCCTCCTAAAATCTCAATTTCTGACCGCTATT is a genomic window containing:
- a CDS encoding FmdB family transcriptional regulator; this encodes MPMYRYTCSKCGNEEVHLHNLNDNPSISCSKCGNLMNRSIGRVGIVFKGSGFYVTDNKSSAKSDSSE
- a CDS encoding cold-shock protein; its protein translation is MKGTVKWFDAKKGYGFITKEDGEDIFVHYSAIQAEGYKTLKEGDKVEFDVQNGQKGPQAANVKVIK